From the genome of Chaetodon trifascialis isolate fChaTrf1 chromosome 4, fChaTrf1.hap1, whole genome shotgun sequence:
ttattCTTACATACTTTACTAAAGTAATATCTTCAGTgcatgacttttacttgtattgagtatttttacagtgtgatatcagtacttttacttggaTCTGAATACCTCCTCCAGCACTGAGAGCTGAAATCCTGATTGTTACTGCACAGTGCAGCCCTCTGTGCATCAGTTGATTAGTCCTGTGTTACAGTGTATAACTTATATGAATGTACATGTTAGTTAATTCTGCTTTTGCTTCATGTGTCCAGCTAAAAAAAGCCCTCGAGGACCTCACTGAACTTCTAGCAGAGAAGGAAGCATTGGCCCAACGCTGCCAAGAGCTGGACATGCAGGTGAGCACAGagcttatacacacacacacacacacacacacacacacacacacacacgcttgagtattttattttattttttttcagatATGTTTCAACAGGATTCATTTACAGCTGTCTCGCCTCAGTGGCTTCTGCCAATATTCAGATCTCCATgtctacacacactcatacacacatgcatgcctgTGGTACAGTATAAACAGGAGTTGTGTAATTTGCTGTAATGCTTGCGTCCATTgtctggagctgctgtggcAGAAAGACTGTGGGttcacagtctgggctctgctGGTCCCACTGTGGCAGCCAGCTCATGCTCTGCCACTGCTAGAAGGCCTCGCTCAGCACTGTGCAGGCAGGCAGACGTTAGCACAGGCACTGATCTCCTGTTCAACTGGACTCTCGACAGATTTGATTTGTTCTGTCTCCAGTGTTGCTCGTCTCTCGCCGCAGCGAGGTAAGTCCAACATGGCCGAGCGTTCGGCACAACTAAACCCATCTAAACCAGCTGCTCAAATGTTTACTCTAACTCCGCTAACAGATGGCTCAGTCGGGATCCAGTTTGAGACGAGTCACGCAGAGGACGTGTTTGAGTACTGTGTGGGATTATTCCTTTAATTCACCCAGgagcatctgtctgtcacaaTAACCACGTTGTCGCCTTCTTTTGGTCTACGTAAGAGTTGCAGTAAAGTTTATTGGAAAAGACAACGGAGTGAAAAATAGGGCTGGAAATAATTCACAATAATTTTTTCATTCTTGTGATAATAATCACATCTTATCATTTTACAAAATTCTGACGTCTAATTCTATGATTCCAAGCAGACCGTTAGTTACTGAAGTTTCCTTGCGTTTCAGTGCATGTATGTGGAAGATTTGGCATTGACTGGGCTGACCATGTTGTGTTATATATGAGATAAAGATTGTTGTTTTAATATGATATTGATTTCAACCATGGAGGGTGTTGTATTGTATGCAGGACAAGTTAGACACATTAGTCACGGACTAATAGTCCAGTACGCATGAGGGAAGTGATGGTAAGAAGTGAAACTAACTAAGCGTGTATTAACATGTTTGCTTAAAGTGCACTTTGTCTGTGCACTGCTTCCAGCATGGATTAACTGCACTGTTTGCTTTAACAGCGGGGCGAGGAAGAGAGCTCTCTGTAATGGAAGGGGTGTGTCTTTGCTTTGCATGACATAATTTGCTAAAGACCGATTTAACATCACAGATTCTTCCTGCTGACGactgtattttttgttgttcGTACATTAATTCACCTTTGTAGAAAACTTGCGAGAGTGGGTCTAAACCTTATTGTACCCGGACAGGTGACTGTTCTTCAAGAGGAACGGAACAGCTTATTGGCTGAGAATGACGTCCTAACAGACCGAGCCAATCAGCTGGACTCGTTCGACGACCCAAGCACGCCCTCAGGGAGAAAACAcagccagctgcagcaacaGGTGGAGgcgctgcaggaggagaactTCAGGTGCGTCGCTTTCTGCTTAAAGGCGCTGCAGCAGCCTCACCGCGGTTGTAACCATCTGAACGATTAAACGTGTTTGCCTCTTTTAGGCTGGAGGCCGCAAAGGATGACTACCGGATCCACTGTGAAgagctggagaagcagctgaTTGAGGTTCAGCACCGTAATGACGAGCTCACCAGCCTGGCAGAAGAATCTCGAGCTCTTAAGGATGAACTGGATGTTTTGAGGTTTGTGTGGATGAGCGCACTGCAGCAGGGTGATCggcacaaaaacaactgtgaaAACAGGCTTTCTCCAAGGAGCAGCATACGAACATCTTTTGTTGCCTCCTGATGAGAGGCCAGCTGGGTGGAGAGGGAAGGTCGGCTCATGATTAGCCCCTCTTGTCTTGTTGAGGGTGTGCTAATCAgtaaaattgttttgtttggttggAACAAAAATCTGCATGCAGCTAGCGCTTTGCTGCCTTGGGTTGACTTCTTGATtgagtacaaaaaaaaaaagaagcaggaaaGCAACATCAACACACGATATAATGTGCCAATAAAAGGTACAATACCTCAAAACTGTAAATGATTCAGTTGGAACAGCTATACATTACATACTTATTGGGGAAGAAGCTAAAATTCACCTGTGCTAGTGAAGATGAGGAATTAGAGGCTAAATAGAGGAAATTCTTCTTCCTGATGCAGCTTGGTGTCACAGCTATTTATCGatgtttctgtatttattttgtattcatGTGTTGTAGGAACTGCTCTGATCGGGTGGTGATGCTGGAGGCCTCAGTGGAAACGTACAAACGTAAACTGGAGAATCTCGGCGATCTGAAGCGGCAGatgaagctgctggaggagaataACATGACCTACATGCACAACACCGTTAGCCTGGAGGAGGAACTGCGCAAGGCCAACGCCGCCCGCGCACAGCTGGAGACGTACAAGAGACAGGTGAGTGATACGCAaagcatggctgaaaatgaaagcgAAACTCCAACCTAAAACTCTCATCTTTTAACTCATGCAGTAAAGATTTGATTTCTTTAACACTTTCCCCCACCATTGACAAGATTTTCCATCACTTATGGCAAAACGCTTCCCCGCGATTGAGGAGATATTCCAGCAATCCATGTTTTTTTTGACATATGGTAGGGGGTGCTGCAGGATAGAGTTTGTGCTCATAATTATGTTAGCGCCAAAGACAATGGAAAgtatttgaaaaacaaaatgctagCTGCAACAGACAAAGTGGAAGTTATATGCTACAATAAATAGTATAAATCAGTACCCGTGAAATTATATAAACAaatactgaatgaatgaaatgaatgaatgaaaagcttaCCTGGTGCTAACATACTGACAAAGTGACAAACTGTgcaaaaatgctgcaaaaagaTCATTAATACACTGAGATGATGGTCAGGGCCAGATTTGGGAACAAGCAGGACTTTTCTATTACATATTTATTGGGCCATAATGAGAGAAGGCCTAAATTATGGATGCATAGGTTTTATGTCTGCAGCGGAAACCAACCTTAAAAAGCTGGATGCTGATCAAGCTCAGACTCTGAATTTGTAGTGGTGCATTTAAAACATCACCAGAATCTGCAATGCATGGTGAAATGGGGGAAATGCTTTGAAGAATTAGGAGGGTCAAGCTTATGTGGACATAGTCGACCACACCCTGCGAAGGCAGTTTGGGTTATTAAAATGACAGCCAATGGACGTGCAAGTACCATTAAGTAAAGCAGAGGTAAAAACTATCATAAAGGACTATATGAGCAAAGCGTGGCAGGAATCCACAAAGAGATTTGCAGCTGCACAAACTCTCTAACCTGGCAGGGAAAGTGTTAAAGCTGATAAGCAGAAACTCAGATTGTGGTGATTATATTTGATGCCAtctctttaaaaaaatcatgcatttaGTGCCGCATCTTGTCTAATGTGCGTTCAGGTCCAGGAGCTGCACAGGAAGTTGTCTGAGGAGACGAGGCGAGCGGACAACCTGGCCTTTGAGAtgaagaagctggaggaaaaGCAGGAGACTGTGatgaaggagaaagaggtgCGGCGgcttttgaagtgtttttttttttcactctagCTGCGGCAAACACTTCACTGACGTTTGGACTGTTTGAAATCTCTTCCCTTCTGCCAGAGGATCATCATGGAGAGAGAGTCTCTGAAGGAGATCAACGAGGAGCTGCGATGCACTCAGGCTCAACAGCACCAGCTCTCTCAAGCAGGTACCTCACTGGAAAGTCATATTTGACTGTAATGACGCTGCTGATCCACTTTGTTATTCTAAAGTGCGCATTTGCTTTGTGTCATGTAGGGATGCTTCCTTCTGGCAGCCCCAGCCACGACAACCTGGCAGCTGAATTAATGCCCATTGAGTACAGGTAatagatgctgctgctgacagcgtGGACTTgactttctgctgcagtgtgtgtgcgtgaacgCTGCCTTTGTTCGTGTGATTGTTCAGAGAAAAGTTCATCCGGCTGCAGCATGAGAACAAGATGCTGAGAGTGCAGCAGGAggagtgtgagagggagaggatcGCTGCACTGCAGACGCAGCTGGAGGAAGCACACAAGACGCGCAGTGAGCTGGACACCGACAACAGGTGAACAGAGCTCAGCTCGCTCTGGAAGTCAGCAGCAGACGGCTGTGATGGAGGTTCTTTTTCTCCACAGTCAGCGGCTGCTCTGCTGTCGATGCGTTTTAGCTACGTTATGTGCTGATGGTTTGAGTAGAACTCCTTTTTTAACGTATACTGGTTTTTAACTGTGATCAATCTGCAGACTGAGTCGAGAGAGGatcagtgagctgcagcagcaggttgaggaTCTCCAGAAGGCTCTGCAGAGTCAGGCGGCCAAACCCGATGATGTAAGATATTTATTAATCCACCGCCAGGGAAATTTGAGTGTATCAGTATACACACCCAAATTGCCAGTGCTTGTggcacactcacactcacactggcACCAATGCAGAGGAAATGTCTTGCACAGTTTATCTTATCAAGCTTTGTGTTGGCTGAGTTTGTTTACGTTTTCAGTCAAAATGTTAAACTGATTCAGagccatttaaaatgtgtttgatttgcAGATGTAATCTTTATATTGTATTCGTAGAGGCTTtacattttcatctttgtttttctaGTCAAACCTGAAGCGGAAACTGGATGCACACATGTAAGTGTGAATCAGTTTAGTTAGTGTGAGTCAGTTCTTGGATAAACGTGGAGAGGTGTAAGTCTCCTTGTTCTCCAGTAGAGGGAGGTAAAGAAACATCACTTGTGTCCTCAGGGTCCAGCTGAACGAGGCTCAGgatgaaatcatgaagaagaaagagctgctggaggaccTTCAGCCTGACAACACTCAAACTTGTAAGTCTCACATCTCCAATCCGATTTTGCCAAAATGACACCACAAGTGCAACCTCAGGAGTGGGAAATGTAGCTTTGTAACACATCAGAACACGACAACGCAGTATGGCTGAAGTGAAGCCTCATGGTTTCTTCCTTGTCTCTCAGCCTTGAAGCTGGATGAGCTGATGGCCGCTCTGAAGAAGAAAGATGATGACATGAGGGCCATGGAGGAGAGGTACAAAATGTACCTGGAGAAAGCTCGTAATGTGAGTGATCAGAGTATATTTATCCTTTTATCTTTGCATTTTGATCTGCCCATTTACAACTGCCCTATCCTTTCCTGCTCGTAGGTGATCCGAGCGTTGGATCCTAAGCTAAATCCAGCCACCGCTGAGATCCAGGCTCTGAGGAACCAGTTAGCAGATCGGGACAAGCAGATGCTCAACCTGGAGGTTAATCTGAATTTGACTCATTCAGCATTTTTGGCTAGAGTCTTCTTTTAAAGGGCTGTTTTTTAAACTTAACTCATTTGGCCGATTTTGCCTCTGTAGCGTCAATGTGAGCAGGCCAGACTGAGAGAGTATGAGGAGAAGCTGATCGTCACAGCGTGGTACAACAAGGTATAATGAAACCCTGGCAAGTTATCTGATTTACATCCTACCTTTACCTTTACCTACCTTTATTCATTACTGACACCCGGCGTGTACTGAGAATGTGTCTGTCTTCGCCCTCAGAGCCTGAACTTTCAGAAACTGGCGATTGAATCGCGTCTCGGTGGCTGCACCTCCTCCGTGGTGTCCCCCGCCCAGTCCTTCTTGTCCCAACAGCGGCAGGTCTCGAACGCACCACGCCGGGCGCTTTCCATCAGCGTGCCTGCCACTACCTCCAAGTAGACCTTGTCAGAGAGCCAAATGTCTCACCTTTGTCCAGTTAAGGGAAAAATCCCCCACTCCCTCCCAACAACGAGCACTCAAGTGACCTTAAACACATTTGATCTCAGCGCTTCGGGGAGGGGTCATGGCTGAGCTGAGTGAGATCGATGAGCACTCGCTTATCAGACTCAACCCAGTGGGTCACCT
Proteins encoded in this window:
- the hook1 gene encoding protein Hook homolog 1, with translation MDENNTALTESLIIWLQTFNTPAPCSTVGELTTGAAISQALHQIDPAWFSDGWLSRIKTDVEDNLRLKLNNLKKILQMMVDYYNEVLAQEISDFPLPDLALVAEHSDPVQLGRLLQLVLGCAVRCERKQEYIQIIMTLEESVQHVVMTAIQELMSKETMAPFGAELSGDTEQQLKKALEDLTELLAEKEALAQRCQELDMQVTVLQEERNSLLAENDVLTDRANQLDSFDDPSTPSGRKHSQLQQQVEALQEENFRLEAAKDDYRIHCEELEKQLIEVQHRNDELTSLAEESRALKDELDVLRNCSDRVVMLEASVETYKRKLENLGDLKRQMKLLEENNMTYMHNTVSLEEELRKANAARAQLETYKRQVQELHRKLSEETRRADNLAFEMKKLEEKQETVMKEKERIIMERESLKEINEELRCTQAQQHQLSQAGMLPSGSPSHDNLAAELMPIEYREKFIRLQHENKMLRVQQEECERERIAALQTQLEEAHKTRSELDTDNRLSRERISELQQQVEDLQKALQSQAAKPDDSNLKRKLDAHMVQLNEAQDEIMKKKELLEDLQPDNTQTSLKLDELMAALKKKDDDMRAMEERYKMYLEKARNVIRALDPKLNPATAEIQALRNQLADRDKQMLNLERQCEQARLREYEEKLIVTAWYNKSLNFQKLAIESRLGGCTSSVVSPAQSFLSQQRQVSNAPRRALSISVPATTSK